A region of the Pseudomonadota bacterium genome:
GAGCCCAATATTATGCTTCCAAAACCTATATTGATCAGCGCGATACACATGTCGACTATAAGGATCTTAAAAACGTCAGATTTTTAGCAATCTATGAAGAAAATCTCTTTCCTAAAAAAATGGATTTTATTTCCCATCATGAGATGCGAGATATAAAAACGCAAGAGAATGATCTTGATGGGTTCAAGTTTATCTTTTTAGAGCTTTCTAAGTTTAAAAATAAAAAAGGAAATTTAAAGACCCTGACTCAAAAATGGGCTTATTTTTTTAAGCACGCTGTTGACACGAAAGAAGAAGATCTTGCTGAGATTGTAGGATCGGATCTTATTATCGAAAGAGCCTATAAGGAGCTTGATCGCTTTGGGTGGAGCAAGAAAGACTTAATGGAATATGAGACCGTCGATATGAAAATCGCAGCTGTCAGAGATGCGCTCGAAGAGTCTTTTTCTGATGGTGTAAAAAAAGGGGAAGCTATTGGAATCGAAAAAGAAAAAGAAGGGATTGCTCGAAAAATGATTCAGAAAAAGATGGATATTGAGTCAATTATTGAATTTAGAGAACTGACACGAGAGAAAATTGAAATTCTCATCAAAGAAGAAGAAAAAACGATAAAGCAACGGTCTTTCTGTAAAATTGAAAATATTTTTTCGTAAAGAAGAAATTGATAAAGAAAAAAATCCTTTGAAAGGAAATTTCGATAGAGCTCACGATGTCTTGAGCAATTGGAGCAGGAACGCCCAAAGCTCTTAGTTCTCGTCTTGCATAAGCTGCTCCATAATTTAAAGCTGTTCCAATTGTCTCAAGAGAACTAAAAAAACTATATCTGAGGAAATTTTTCGTTGAGAATTTCTCCCATTCATATCCACTTTCATAAAACTCCTGAGCCCATGTATTTGCCTTTAAAGCCTTATCACCCATCCAAGTGAGCCCTTGTCGTGCGGTATTAAACACAGAGGCTCCTGTTTTTGTAGATTCAATCGTTTGTTGAAGGTGATTTAGGTTTCTTTGTAAAAACGTATCTTGTGAAGGGGGTGTTGGAGGACGCAGAAACTCTTCAGCAATGCTTTCAATAAACATAAGAGGAGAGCGTCTCTCGCTTGCACCTTCATGAGAAATTGCAAAAAATTGAGAAACTTCTCTTTGCAAAGCAGCTTCATTTTGAAATGCCGAAACAGCCTTCTAAATAAAAGCTGTTCCATCAACTGTCATTAGATGGATAGAAAGGAAAAGTTCTTAAAACGAGTAACTTTTTTAAAAAGTTAAATACAGCGTTCAAAAGCGAGCCTCAATCCTGCTCCTATTTCAGAAAACGAACTGTCTACTGGAAGCTTAACGTAGTCCTCTTCCTTAATGCCGTCTCCACTCCACCCTTCAAGCTTTTCATGATAGGATGGCTTTATGATAATTAAATTATCTTGACATAAAATACTACAGCTTTTCATATTCTTAAACAAAGCACGCTTTGTTTTATAACCATATTTTTCCATCATTCTCTGAATCCATGCTTTGTAGTTTTCTGCAACATTTATTCTTAGTTTCTGCATTTCTTCATAAGTAACAGGCTTGCTATTTTTTAAAGCTGCAACAATAGCTTTTCCAACTTCTTCATCAGAACTATCTATGTTTAATAAAAATTCGGGAGCAGCTGGATCCGCCGTTGTTGGATTCGTATACCCACAATAAGATTTAATACTGATAAAATCTCCGTTATTTTTAACAGATGCTTTAGGTTTCCAATCTGAGTTATTCATTTTGGTCTTCCCTTTGTTACGTTGAGGACGATTCCTCTTTCCTTAGCATATTGAAGAGCTCTTTTGATAGGTTCAAATTGAGCAGAGATCGTATTGGAGGGAATTCCTACTTCCAGTTGCCTTATAATGAGCTCTGTTGATGTTAGTTCTGATTCTCCAAGAGCATATTCTGTAAAATCAGCTGCGGCATCAATTGCTCTTTTGAGCGTATAATATATTTTATTAGGGTTAGCCCGTCTTGAAGGTGTCATGGTATCTAATGTTTTTCCACTTATGCCGATTTTTCCCTCCAAACTTGGATCAAAATCAAACGTTCTAAAATTAGGTGTCAAGCGAGACCCTTGTGGAAGACAGTGTTCTAAATGATCTTCCCAAGCCATTCCTTGTCTTTTAATCCCTTTTCCAAAAGGAATAACAACATCCTCTTTTCCTAGAATAGGAAAGCCTCCTTCAAGAATTGAAGATTCTCCCATCCTTTCTGCAAAAGCAAGAACACTTTCAGCATCCGCAAGAGGCGCTAAAGATTCTCCTTTTGAAAGAGGTGGCACGAAAGAGGTTTCAATGCTTTTGAGAGAAGGAATAGAATTGCTTTCTAATTCAACTCCCAGAGCTTCTGCTGAAACTTGCTCAATATACTTGCTTTTCTGAAGATCCCAAAGAGGAACTTTTGTAAGCGAACGTGTTTTAGTGGCGGCCACTTTTGAAACGCTCGAAACAACACGGGCTCCTGTTGTTCCAATTCCTTTCACAACTCCGAAAGCACCAAAGATACCTGCTGATATTTCAATAGCGCTCACCATATCTTGGGCAATTGGAGCAGGAACACCCAAAGCTCTTAATTCTCGCCTTGCATAGGCTGTACCATAATTTAAAGCTGTTCCAATTGTCTCAAGAGAACTAAAAAAAGTATATCTGAGGAAATTCTTCGTTGAGAACTTTTCCCATTCATATCCACTCTCATGAAACTCTTGAGCCCACGTGTTTGCTTTTAAAGCCTTATCACCCATCCAGGTGAGCCCTTGGCGCCCTGTATGAAAGACATGCGCTCCTGTTTTTGTAGATTCAATCGTTTGTTGAAGGTGATGGAGGTTTCTTTCTAAGAAGGTGTCTTGTGAAGGCGGTGTTGGAGGACGCAGAAACCCTTCAAGAACATCTTCAACAAACGTTAAATGTGAATCTCTGCCATTTGCATTCTCATGAAAGTGCCCAAAAAATTGAGAAACTTCTCTATGCAAAGCAGCTTCATTTTGAAGCCCAAAATCTTGTAATTCTTGAAAAAGGACGCCTCTTCTCATCCTTTCTGTTTCCGCCTTAAAGTTCTCAAATCTTTGTGTAGAATCTCTTAAATCAACTTGCAAAGATTCTGTAAAAATCTCCGAGACGCTTTGAAGCGAATGGGAAGCTCTTTCAACGGACGTTCCTAAACTTTGGGCAATAGCACCTCTTGGATCAAGGGCTGCTGCTACACGCTGGTGAAGCCCTTCAGGCACGGCCAATGCTTTTTTCTGAGGCGCACGTTGAGTTCCTTGTTTTGAAAGAGACTTCTCAATTTCTTTTTCGGCGTATTTCTTTTGAGGCGTGGAAATACCGCCTCCTTTTTTTAAAGGAAGGGGTCTTATGACAATTGTTTTTTTCGGCGTTAAATCTACCGTTTGGGCTCTTTTCTCTCTCTCTTCCTTATCCTGGAGATATCTTTCTTGTTTAATCTTTGTTTCATGCCGCTCCATAACTTCATTTAGAATGTTGTGTGTTTCTAAAGCAGCTTTCCAAGCTTCTGTTTTAGATTTGCACTGAATCTCACGGAGTTTACCATTTTTTGTTTTTTGAAGAACTTTATAGCCTTGGGTTTTTGAATCTCGAACGAGAAGGCCTTTTTGCATTAAAATTTGAAGCGCTTTGTCGAGGCCTCCTTCTGCATACGCTTCTTCAAGATCATAAGCCGTCCAAAGCTCTTTGCTCTGTTCTTGGACCTGAGGCAAGTTTGTCAGAAAATTGTTTTCAACAGCGGTTGTAGCTGTTTCAAGTGCGACAGGGACGTTTTCTCCGGCAAGAAGCGTCACAAGACTTGCTCCAAGACGGGATGCAAATGAAAGTGATCGATAATGGTCATTTATTTTTTCTTGGATTTCATGATCTGTGAGGCTTTTTCCATCTCTTTTGGTTTCATTTCGGATGTCTTCTGTTAAGTCTTCTGTACTGGGCGCCAAGTTACACGCAATGATTTCAGCAATGGCTGCTCCCAAAGCGCCACCAAGGGCACCATCCTTATCAATCATACGTCCTGTGACAGCGCCTAAGATTCCATGGGCCATTTTATGAAATACAGGCCCCAAATTTTCTTTAAAAGCGCTTATCTTATTAGCGCCATACCCCCCAATCGTATGGACGGCTGTGGATTTAAGCGCGGTTATAAACGCGTCTTTAAAATCTTCTTTCTGGACGACAACATTTAAAGCGCCTGTTACCGTTGATCTCAGAGCACTTGCTTGAAGATGTTCCCCAAAACTCTTTTCTCCAGGAAGTGTATTAATTCCCATTTCATGGGCAACACCTGCCGTAAGGCCGGCTCCAATAACCGTTGTTGCAAGGTTTAAGATTTGACTTCGACTTGTAAGGTCTCGAAGTGTTTCTTTTGGATTTCCACCATTGGCCAAAAGAGAAAGACTCGCTTGGGAACAAATACCTGTAAATGCCCCTTGCACCATGGCAGACCCCACTACAGCGCTGAGCGTTGCTCCTTTAAAGCCCATGCTCGCTGCCAAAGACGCTCCCGGATTTGCAGTTACAAAGCTGACTGCTAAAGAAACGATCGCTGCAATCCCTGGATTTATGAGTTTGCCGGAGGTATGGGTTTGCGTCCAAGAATTCAAATAACGGAAATTTTCTTCATAATTTCCTTGAATCTCGGTACGCATTTTATCCCATTGGACGTTGGTGAGACTCAAGGATGACTCCGGAGAAAAGATCACCCCCACATTTAATGTTGTTGGGATTTCAATTTCTTGCCCGCCGCGTGTTTCCGTTCGAACATGTCCCATAACACTTCTTTGGCTTTGCGTTGAGGAATGTCTCATTTCATCCACGGTGGGACCAAAGGAAAGACCTTGTTCTGTTCGATTATGAATTTGCTCAGCATGAACGTCTGTTCCTTCAATAAGAGCTTTCTCTGTATTTATATGAAGATCTAAAACAGCCAAAAAAGCACGTCCAACAGCTGGCATTTCAACTTGGGTGGTTTGATGCCCTTTGGCTCCTAAACCTTTTCGAGTTGTTTCGTTTGTTGTTTGGGTGTTTTTAAGAACAAGAGAGGATATTTGAAGGAGAGGTCCGTCAAAAATACCCGTTTGGGCAGCAATTGTTCCGCCTTGAACAACAGTTTTAGAATCAACTTCTAAAAGTCCTCCTGAAAGAAGATTTCCGCCGGGTTGGGCATGATGGGTTGTGGTAATAGTTGTTGTTTTTTTCTTTCCTTTTCCTCTTTCTTCTCGATGGGTTTCTGAGATGAAGTTTTTTAGAAGAAGTGTTTTCGGAGCCTTAATGCGGACATGCTCTTGGGCAGCAGCTGTTCCCGTAATTGTAACAGAAGAAGATTCTTTAATGTCAAGGCGTTCATCCGCAAAGACAACCCCTTCTTGTCCTCTCAAGAGAGGATGAAAGTTCCTTTGAGGAACAAGAATATGGGGAACCGCAACAGCTTGGTTTTCAATAGTCTCTTCCACAAAGACAATCATGGGTTCTTTAAGGGCATCAATGCGTTCGGCTTCTGATCGCTCTTCTTCTTCCAATTCTGTAATGTGTCGTTGGGCTTCTTTCCTTTTTTCTGCTTCTTCCCAGGTGCGCGCATTTTCCATAAGAAGTTTAATTTGATGCAGCGTTGAAAGACGAGGCGTCATATATCCACGGTTAAAACTTTTTGTAAACGCCTGAACGCTTGCAATTCCAAACGTTGTTTGATCAAAAAGTGGAACAATTTCAGAAGATTGAATACCTCTTTGAACCCTCAGATCAGACGTGACAAAGGTCATCGCAGGAAGAGCACTCTCTTCTCCAAAGGAAAATCGCGTTCCAATAAAACTTCTTCTTTCTCTGTCTCCACGCGTAAAAAACCCTTGCGTTAAACTCGGATCCAACATTTCCCAAAGATTAAGACGACGTTGTGGAGATAGTGTTCCTTGAAGCCTCACAGTTGGATTTATGTACCCAACTTGAAGATCTTGCCCTTCATACACAACAAGCGGGGCGGACACAACACCCGTAACAGCGGCAAAATCAGAAATTGTCCGGATCTCTTGACTTGAGGAGCGGGTTGCAAGGACGACGCGGCTATCCACTTTTCGAGGATTAGAGACATTCTCACGTGTCTTGGCTCGGCTCCACCTCTTTTTTTTCTCATAGGTGACAACTTTCGCATGTAATTCCTCTTCTACATTTGTATCCTCAACTTTTATACCTCTTTCATGAATTCCAAGACCTCCAAAGAGGTGACTTGCAAGGTTTATGCCAGAGTTTCGGGCATGAATTCTTAAAACGCCTTGAACTTGGATTGCTGCAGCCGCATACTTTAAGGTTTTCCAATGGGAATCTCGATAATTGGATTGAGGATTCGCAATAAAGACATCGACAGTCTGTTTTGTTCGTGTATTTAAAAAGTCATTGGCCTCAATCAAAGCATCTTGAGAACCAAATATCAGACCTGAATGATTCATAAAGGTTTGCTCAGCTTTAAAAAGTATTTCTCCATTCGCACAAAATTGACCAAATCGATTGGTGATGTTTCGTACTAAAATCTCAAAATCTGAATTTGTTGCAAGAAAACTCTCTGTATGAGAATTTTCAAAATCCTCAGAGCAAAAGATGGACATTTTATGTCCGCTAAAAATCTCTCCCCACCCGTTTGCAAAGCCTTTTGAACGGATCGTGAGTGCGCCGCCAAAGGTCATCTTTCCTTTGAACTGATCTTGGCGGCCAACTTTCATGTCCCCTTTGCTTTCAGAGCTCATAAAAAGACCATCTCCTTTTCCAAAAAGATGTCCAAATTCATTTTGAATGTTTTCAGCATAGACTTTAACATCAGAGCCGCTGGTAATAACTCCTCGCTTTTGAGGACTTTCTCCATTTCTAAAAGTTAAGGCATGAACCACAAGGTCTGGAATCGTCATCTCCGTTTCATTAAAAAATTCTCGGGCTCTGACTTCTAAAAAACTCTTTAAGGTCAAAGGCGCGGTCAGAAAAAATCTTTCTGTCTCAACAACAATCCTTTGGGCTCTTAAGAGAGGATGATTTTTAAGAATAAATTCAACAGCTTCCTGGGCATGCACATAAAGGGTCTTTTGCACTTTAAAAAGACCACACAGCGCTTTTTGTGTAAAAAGTTTTAGAGAATCAGATGTTTCTATTCTTCCTTCATTCTCAAAACTCTTGGCAAATAAACGCATGCCTCCACTTGAAAAACGAGCTTCTTGGAAAGGCTCTCGAAGTGTTTGGGCGGCTTCTAAGATTTCTTCTCGATCTTCTTCTTTGTGGGGTGCCACAAGACAGGCTTCTTTCCCAAGAATAATTTTCCCTAAAATCTCATACGTTCCCCGTCCTA
Encoded here:
- a CDS encoding Rpn family recombination-promoting nuclease/putative transposase codes for the protein MITRFLDPRNDLAFKRIFGTPWNSDTLIHFLNDILDLKEDPIEKVTFLKPNQDPVVAAERQSIVDVLCEDEKHNKFIIEMQVARDPGFVKRAQYYASKTYIDQRDTHVDYKDLKNVRFLAIYEENLFPKKMDFISHHEMRDIKTQENDLDGFKFIFLELSKFKNKKGNLKTLTQKWAYFFKHAVDTKEEDLAEIVGSDLIIERAYKELDRFGWSKKDLMEYETVDMKIAAVRDALEESFSDGVKKGEAIGIEKEKEGIARKMIQKKMDIESIIEFRELTREKIEILIKEEEKTIKQRSFCKIENIFS
- a CDS encoding DUF637 domain-containing protein gives rise to the protein MRKYFSRIIHFFVLISYCHLTMMPVWGALEDADFTVHVTRHISEQRTALAENLHIDIHFKDKKRTAFKGETSFRFVRPLFHMDHKSADISSYSETTKLFDGKCLTTAEKTFLSHVPQFKALSFSAAGALFIEGIKDTNHRYSFISEGEIFFKNTFLKEVYIQACGINILENAVLTHLSSYLYTSQGCFQIFPQGSLSVTLGEFKGGTFLNQGRLSSSEHQRLDFQGTSFFNEGELSSEFNVDLQNISRFENHGTLDAPSLKIRGKSLFNLHKILGTSQSLLAYDSFSNEGEITGDSLKVVSLGSFYNAGKLKGDQFQQVVSQRDFLNTVTGVFSSAQLQMTSFGHFINLGEIKGNQGTLVAHLHLKNRGRLLGNLKSTSLLSFSNEGEIRGENLSLKAPHTEFKGSSNVTSENFHLEAEQTDLSGSFKAKEFIGDIEQRLNVLENTFFDVENWTLKGQGTCSYQTSHTTLSTLTFKTFGNFINEGLLAAGTSIEGDCAHITNLRTLETSRFKLILQTLKNGGHFKGGGTIALEVGENATVFGSETLFLEVEREFQNRGDILFQSLSGRGRFQNLGNIKGTGTKESPVLLSIQAFENGKETSEIEGRISIHALRILASCFLKFSELSFLHVPFLKVETALPLSNEGEIESHDFYVEGDFLNKGQIETKGLSVSRLFTNQGTVDCFETSDLQFEEVKNEGSIEGDSWTLQAQKFHNNSLVRAHQRGNLITDFFSDTTQSVIESEDDLRIFCKYGFTQHGIFQSDQKLEMGSEEDVLNEGIMVSSDLSLKVRKVQNKGTIKGRQVSSIETSQGLITLEGGSSFLNHLRYRTTDPSIFENHGSLTLSNLESMEGIMGFFNGKTGKLWIENAELKLLGNFENEGYVSLGRGTYEILGKIILGKEACLVAPHKEEDREEILEAAQTLREPFQEARFSSGGMRLFAKSFENEGRIETSDSLKLFTQKALCGLFKVQKTLYVHAQEAVEFILKNHPLLRAQRIVVETERFFLTAPLTLKSFLEVRAREFFNETEMTIPDLVVHALTFRNGESPQKRGVITSGSDVKVYAENIQNEFGHLFGKGDGLFMSSESKGDMKVGRQDQFKGKMTFGGALTIRSKGFANGWGEIFSGHKMSIFCSEDFENSHTESFLATNSDFEILVRNITNRFGQFCANGEILFKAEQTFMNHSGLIFGSQDALIEANDFLNTRTKQTVDVFIANPQSNYRDSHWKTLKYAAAAIQVQGVLRIHARNSGINLASHLFGGLGIHERGIKVEDTNVEEELHAKVVTYEKKKRWSRAKTRENVSNPRKVDSRVVLATRSSSQEIRTISDFAAVTGVVSAPLVVYEGQDLQVGYINPTVRLQGTLSPQRRLNLWEMLDPSLTQGFFTRGDRERRSFIGTRFSFGEESALPAMTFVTSDLRVQRGIQSSEIVPLFDQTTFGIASVQAFTKSFNRGYMTPRLSTLHQIKLLMENARTWEEAEKRKEAQRHITELEEEERSEAERIDALKEPMIVFVEETIENQAVAVPHILVPQRNFHPLLRGQEGVVFADERLDIKESSSVTITGTAAAQEHVRIKAPKTLLLKNFISETHREERGKGKKKTTTITTTHHAQPGGNLLSGGLLEVDSKTVVQGGTIAAQTGIFDGPLLQISSLVLKNTQTTNETTRKGLGAKGHQTTQVEMPAVGRAFLAVLDLHINTEKALIEGTDVHAEQIHNRTEQGLSFGPTVDEMRHSSTQSQRSVMGHVRTETRGGQEIEIPTTLNVGVIFSPESSLSLTNVQWDKMRTEIQGNYEENFRYLNSWTQTHTSGKLINPGIAAIVSLAVSFVTANPGASLAASMGFKGATLSAVVGSAMVQGAFTGICSQASLSLLANGGNPKETLRDLTSRSQILNLATTVIGAGLTAGVAHEMGINTLPGEKSFGEHLQASALRSTVTGALNVVVQKEDFKDAFITALKSTAVHTIGGYGANKISAFKENLGPVFHKMAHGILGAVTGRMIDKDGALGGALGAAIAEIIACNLAPSTEDLTEDIRNETKRDGKSLTDHEIQEKINDHYRSLSFASRLGASLVTLLAGENVPVALETATTAVENNFLTNLPQVQEQSKELWTAYDLEEAYAEGGLDKALQILMQKGLLVRDSKTQGYKVLQKTKNGKLREIQCKSKTEAWKAALETHNILNEVMERHETKIKQERYLQDKEEREKRAQTVDLTPKKTIVIRPLPLKKGGGISTPQKKYAEKEIEKSLSKQGTQRAPQKKALAVPEGLHQRVAAALDPRGAIAQSLGTSVERASHSLQSVSEIFTESLQVDLRDSTQRFENFKAETERMRRGVLFQELQDFGLQNEAALHREVSQFFGHFHENANGRDSHLTFVEDVLEGFLRPPTPPSQDTFLERNLHHLQQTIESTKTGAHVFHTGRQGLTWMGDKALKANTWAQEFHESGYEWEKFSTKNFLRYTFFSSLETIGTALNYGTAYARRELRALGVPAPIAQDMVSAIEISAGIFGAFGVVKGIGTTGARVVSSVSKVAATKTRSLTKVPLWDLQKSKYIEQVSAEALGVELESNSIPSLKSIETSFVPPLSKGESLAPLADAESVLAFAERMGESSILEGGFPILGKEDVVIPFGKGIKRQGMAWEDHLEHCLPQGSRLTPNFRTFDFDPSLEGKIGISGKTLDTMTPSRRANPNKIYYTLKRAIDAAADFTEYALGESELTSTELIIRQLEVGIPSNTISAQFEPIKRALQYAKERGIVLNVTKGRPK
- a CDS encoding CdiI family contact-dependent growth inhibition immunity protein translates to MNNSDWKPKASVKNNGDFISIKSYCGYTNPTTADPAAPEFLLNIDSSDEEVGKAIVAALKNSKPVTYEEMQKLRINVAENYKAWIQRMMEKYGYKTKRALFKNMKSCSILCQDNLIIIKPSYHEKLEGWSGDGIKEEDYVKLPVDSSFSEIGAGLRLAFERCI